Proteins co-encoded in one Hymenobacter swuensis DY53 genomic window:
- the egtD gene encoding L-histidine N(alpha)-methyltransferase, translated as MPSATTLSTPAAPPEFVATDLSRHVQEGLSRPFKALSSMYFYDDEGSRLFQQIMALPEYYPTRTEFALLTRHQAAIAAELRPQNPDEHFFLLELGAGDGLKTKILLRQLLDSGTQFTYVPVDISAAALEGLSASLRAELPTLRVETVVADYGDALRLMASRPGRKAVLFLGSNIGNFLPDDRHRFLQHLAQPLTADDRLLVGFDLQKDPRQIRAAYDDAQGVTAAFNFNLLHRLNRELGADFDLDHWQHYTDYDPLNGAVRSFLVSTRAQTVRFAAVGWEVAFKAWEMIHTENSYKFTRASIAEVAQAAGLRVQHVFTDEQDYFADVLLRPA; from the coding sequence ATGCCCTCTGCTACTACTCTCTCTACTCCCGCAGCCCCCCCCGAATTTGTGGCTACTGACCTTTCCCGGCACGTTCAGGAAGGCCTGAGCCGGCCGTTCAAGGCGCTGTCATCCATGTATTTTTACGATGACGAGGGCAGCCGCCTGTTTCAGCAGATTATGGCCCTGCCGGAATATTACCCCACCCGCACCGAGTTTGCGCTTCTCACGCGCCACCAGGCCGCCATTGCCGCCGAGCTGCGCCCGCAGAATCCGGACGAACATTTTTTCCTGCTGGAGCTGGGGGCCGGCGACGGACTGAAAACCAAAATCCTGCTGCGTCAGCTGCTCGACAGCGGCACGCAGTTCACCTACGTGCCGGTTGATATTTCGGCGGCGGCGCTGGAGGGGCTGTCTGCCAGCCTGCGGGCCGAGCTGCCTACACTGCGCGTAGAAACCGTAGTGGCCGATTACGGGGATGCCCTGCGTCTGATGGCCAGTCGGCCGGGGCGTAAGGCGGTGCTGTTCCTGGGCTCCAATATCGGTAACTTCCTGCCTGATGACCGTCACCGGTTCCTGCAACACCTGGCCCAGCCCCTCACGGCCGATGACCGGTTGCTGGTAGGGTTCGACCTGCAGAAAGACCCGCGCCAGATCAGGGCGGCCTACGATGATGCTCAGGGCGTAACGGCGGCGTTCAACTTTAATCTGCTGCACCGCCTCAATCGAGAGCTGGGTGCCGATTTCGACTTGGACCACTGGCAGCATTACACCGATTACGACCCGCTGAACGGTGCGGTGCGGTCTTTCCTGGTCAGCACCCGCGCCCAGACCGTTCGGTTTGCAGCAGTGGGCTGGGAGGTAGCATTTAAGGCCTGGGAAATGATTCACACAGAAAACTCCTACAAATTCACTCGCGCCAGCATTGCGGAAGTAGCGCAGGCTGCCGGTTTGCGTGTACAGCACGTTTTCACGGATGAGCAGGATTACTTTGCCGACGTGCTGCTGCGGCCGGCTTAA
- a CDS encoding pyridoxal phosphate-dependent aminotransferase codes for MTESISLASGYGAFLTPAAAAEAAVRSMQAGPLPVLEAAGLPALREAIAQPSQTVPAAHISPENVVVTPGAKAALFLLLQTVLRPGDEVLLPTPNWFGFGELITRAGGVARALPLSAADTYAFPPELLRTALKPRTRVLLLSNPNNPTGRVYHREELAALLAITREYPELFVLSDEIYNLITFAARPVPSLLEFPDPHGRHLVVNGFSKSLALIGWNIGYLVAPLAIARACAATQRATGGAVAAPIQDAALAVTQAAASVASGLVRQLQPTRRLMLELLAKIPHVPPVAPEATYYAFPDLRAYVRPELAAGAASAELVSRLQRGGLEVVDGATCSAPGFIRISYAVPEPVLREGLSRLAATLQSK; via the coding sequence ATGACCGAATCTATCAGCTTGGCTTCCGGCTACGGCGCGTTTCTCACGCCGGCCGCAGCCGCCGAAGCTGCCGTGCGCAGCATGCAGGCCGGGCCGCTGCCCGTACTGGAAGCGGCCGGTTTACCTGCGTTGCGCGAGGCTATTGCGCAACCTAGCCAAACAGTACCAGCGGCCCACATCAGCCCCGAAAACGTGGTGGTAACGCCGGGAGCTAAAGCCGCTCTGTTTCTGCTGCTCCAGACCGTACTCCGTCCCGGTGATGAAGTACTGCTGCCCACACCTAACTGGTTTGGGTTCGGAGAGCTGATAACCCGGGCCGGTGGAGTTGCGCGCGCGTTGCCCCTTTCCGCCGCCGATACTTATGCTTTCCCGCCGGAGCTGTTGCGCACCGCCCTCAAGCCCCGTACGCGCGTGCTGTTGCTTTCCAACCCCAACAACCCCACCGGCCGCGTGTACCACCGCGAGGAGCTGGCGGCTTTACTGGCCATCACGCGGGAGTATCCGGAGCTGTTCGTGCTCAGTGACGAGATATACAACCTGATTACCTTCGCTGCCCGGCCCGTTCCTTCGTTGCTGGAATTTCCGGATCCGCACGGGCGGCACCTGGTTGTGAACGGGTTCAGCAAGTCGTTGGCGCTGATTGGCTGGAACATCGGCTATCTGGTGGCTCCGCTGGCTATTGCCCGGGCCTGCGCCGCCACGCAACGGGCGACGGGTGGCGCGGTAGCGGCCCCCATTCAGGACGCGGCTCTGGCCGTCACGCAAGCTGCCGCCAGTGTGGCCAGCGGGCTGGTGCGCCAGCTGCAGCCCACCCGCCGCCTGATGCTGGAGCTGCTCGCCAAAATACCCCACGTTCCGCCTGTAGCACCGGAGGCCACGTATTACGCGTTTCCTGATTTGCGGGCGTATGTACGGCCGGAGCTGGCCGCCGGAGCAGCATCGGCGGAGCTAGTGAGCCGCCTGCAACGGGGCGGCTTGGAAGTAGTGGATGGCGCTACCTGCAGCGCCCCCGGTTTTATCCGGATTTCCTACGCGGTACCCGAGCCGGTTTTGCGCGAAGGCCTGAGCCGACTGGCTGCGACATTGCAGTCAAAATAG
- a CDS encoding MATE family efflux transporter, which translates to MSRSAFRSHLRPTLDLAYPVMLSQLGHVLVNVCDSMVVGQTGKIPLAAVSLSVSVSTVVMVLGLGLTMGITPLVATADGRRDVPALGRLLVNGVWLSASAGLVLALLGLLVPQVLPYLGQPAPVVALAAPWVKVMFLSFFPLMLFQGFKQFAEGLGLTRQAMLLSVQANLLNAVLCYGLVFGKLGMPEMGMMGAAWATFIARVLMAVLMAAYVLVAVRLRPYRQAAALNLRPDAAGLRRLLGLGAPIGVQMTFEMGAFSFSAIMIGWLGATQLAAHQIAINVASVTYMAASGIAAAATIRVGKHVGAHDAPGARQAGLMAYLITFGFMSLMGLVLVLGRHHIPHYYNHDPAVVAQAATLLLIAAAFQVSDGLQVVGLGALRGLEDVKVPSVVALLAYWAVALPLGYVLGFRLGWGATGVWVGLLTGLSLVAGVLLLRFRRRPVLLVAAVNEPALAVR; encoded by the coding sequence ATGTCCCGCTCCGCTTTCCGCTCCCACCTCAGGCCCACGCTCGATTTAGCTTACCCCGTGATGCTCAGCCAGCTGGGCCACGTACTAGTAAATGTGTGCGACAGTATGGTGGTAGGCCAGACCGGCAAAATCCCCTTGGCGGCCGTGTCGTTGAGTGTGAGCGTGAGCACCGTGGTGATGGTACTCGGGCTGGGCCTCACGATGGGCATCACGCCCTTGGTAGCCACCGCCGACGGCCGCCGCGACGTGCCTGCCCTAGGCCGTCTGCTGGTGAATGGCGTGTGGCTGAGCGCCAGCGCGGGGTTAGTGCTGGCGTTGCTGGGGCTGCTGGTACCGCAGGTGCTGCCCTACCTCGGGCAGCCGGCACCGGTGGTAGCGTTGGCTGCGCCCTGGGTAAAAGTGATGTTCCTGTCGTTTTTTCCGCTGATGCTATTTCAGGGGTTTAAGCAGTTTGCGGAAGGGCTGGGCCTCACCCGGCAGGCCATGTTGCTCTCGGTGCAGGCCAACCTGCTGAACGCGGTGCTGTGCTACGGGCTGGTGTTTGGGAAGCTGGGCATGCCGGAAATGGGCATGATGGGCGCGGCCTGGGCCACGTTTATTGCCCGCGTGCTGATGGCGGTGCTCATGGCCGCCTACGTGCTGGTGGCCGTGCGCCTGCGGCCTTACCGCCAGGCGGCCGCCCTCAACCTGCGCCCCGATGCCGCCGGTTTGCGCCGGCTGCTCGGGTTGGGGGCCCCCATTGGAGTTCAGATGACCTTTGAGATGGGCGCGTTCAGCTTCTCCGCCATCATGATTGGCTGGCTGGGAGCCACCCAGCTGGCCGCCCACCAGATTGCCATCAATGTGGCCTCCGTGACGTACATGGCCGCCAGCGGCATTGCCGCCGCCGCTACCATTCGGGTGGGCAAGCACGTAGGCGCCCACGATGCCCCCGGAGCCCGGCAGGCCGGCCTGATGGCTTATCTGATAACATTCGGCTTTATGAGCCTGATGGGCCTGGTGCTGGTGCTGGGCCGCCACCACATTCCGCACTACTACAACCACGACCCGGCCGTGGTGGCGCAGGCCGCCACGCTGCTGCTGATTGCCGCCGCTTTCCAGGTGTCCGATGGGTTACAGGTGGTAGGCCTCGGGGCCTTGCGGGGGCTGGAGGATGTGAAGGTACCCTCAGTGGTAGCGTTGCTGGCGTACTGGGCCGTGGCACTGCCGCTGGGCTATGTGCTGGGCTTCCGACTGGGCTGGGGGGCCACGGGCGTCTGGGTGGGCCTGCTTACCGGGCTGTCACTGGTGGCCGGAGTGTTGCTGCTGCGCTTTCGGCGGCGGCCGGTGCTGCTGGTGGCGGCCGTGAACGAACCGGCCCTGGCGGTGCGTTAA
- a CDS encoding DUF922 domain-containing protein: MLFTFAPAWLLGLLTSFTGAPAQTAPPAAPAKIEWSANRPLTWTDFKARPTSDQLAALTSSTIDAKVGCVDYQFSAQVRAVFTPSESWVRNLAQASPALLRHEQLHFDLTEIHARLLRQKLSLVKLDCEKLQPAFGNLTKMAFLTWQRDEARYDQETNHGLNAPRQQAWDQQIQQRLTQLEAFALK, encoded by the coding sequence ATGCTGTTCACATTTGCTCCCGCCTGGCTGCTGGGCCTGCTCACCTCCTTCACCGGCGCGCCGGCGCAAACGGCTCCGCCGGCGGCTCCCGCCAAAATTGAGTGGAGTGCCAACCGCCCACTTACCTGGACCGATTTCAAGGCCCGCCCCACTTCCGACCAACTGGCGGCTCTCACCTCTTCTACCATTGATGCCAAGGTAGGCTGCGTCGATTACCAGTTCTCGGCGCAGGTACGAGCCGTGTTTACGCCCTCTGAATCGTGGGTGCGCAACCTGGCGCAGGCCTCGCCGGCCTTACTCCGCCACGAGCAGCTTCACTTCGACCTCACTGAGATTCACGCCCGCCTGTTGCGCCAGAAGCTCAGTCTGGTGAAGCTCGACTGCGAAAAGCTCCAGCCGGCCTTCGGCAACCTCACCAAAATGGCCTTCCTGACCTGGCAGCGTGATGAAGCCCGCTACGACCAGGAAACCAACCACGGCCTTAACGCCCCCCGCCAGCAAGCCTGGGACCAGCAAATTCAGCAGCGCCTGACCCAACTGGAGGCGTTTGCGCTGAAGTAG
- a CDS encoding tRNA-binding protein has translation MLTWAEFERVDIRAGTILEAREFPEARRPAYQLVIDLGPEIGLKKTSAQITHHYQPTDLVGRQVLCVVNFPPKQIGRFMSEVLITGLPDADGHIVLTALAGPVPNGSRLM, from the coding sequence ATGCTAACCTGGGCTGAATTTGAGCGGGTAGATATCCGCGCCGGTACTATCTTGGAAGCCCGGGAGTTTCCTGAAGCGCGGCGGCCGGCCTATCAGCTCGTTATCGACCTAGGTCCGGAAATCGGCCTAAAAAAGACGAGTGCGCAGATAACGCACCACTACCAACCCACCGACCTGGTTGGCCGGCAGGTGCTGTGCGTGGTCAACTTTCCGCCGAAGCAAATCGGGCGGTTCATGTCGGAGGTGCTGATCACGGGCCTCCCGGATGCCGATGGGCACATCGTACTGACGGCGCTGGCTGGCCCCGTTCCCAACGGCAGCCGCCTGATGTGA
- a CDS encoding DUF4296 domain-containing protein: MKRYSFRLLGWLSALSLLVAACQKPEEVPVPQQLIPRDKMVSLLIEMHLLEARTDAASLPTDSARALFRQQQKNVYWRYEVSDSAFVQSYRYYATHEKDLDDIYATVVDSLSLREARQQEPGSPPPHR; encoded by the coding sequence GTGAAACGATATTCCTTCCGCCTGCTGGGCTGGCTAAGTGCCTTGAGTCTGCTGGTTGCAGCCTGCCAGAAACCCGAAGAAGTGCCTGTACCTCAGCAGCTCATCCCGCGTGACAAGATGGTGAGCCTGTTGATTGAAATGCATCTGCTGGAAGCCCGGACCGATGCCGCCTCCCTGCCCACCGACTCGGCTCGCGCCCTGTTTCGGCAGCAGCAGAAAAATGTGTACTGGCGCTATGAAGTCAGTGACTCGGCCTTTGTGCAGAGCTACCGCTACTACGCCACCCATGAGAAGGATCTGGACGATATTTACGCTACCGTGGTAGATAGCCTATCGTTGCGCGAAGCCCGGCAGCAGGAGCCCGGCAGCCCACCGCCGCACCGGTAA
- a CDS encoding DUF58 domain-containing protein: MKPADSPFQQLVRKLRQMEIRILKAVDAQLQGDFHSVFKGTGLEFDDVRLYQYGDEVRAIDWAVSSKGHGTFVKTYKEEREQQVLLLLDVSASQQVGAVNRRKIDVGREICGVLALAAARQDAQLGILAFSDQKEFYLAPGKGTRHAYALIKRLFELEPRSRQTGVAAGIKQALGLLKRRTIVLLISDFIDADYERELTMLARKHDLVVLQLLDQREREFPPLGIIPLHDQESGRTVWVNTSSEAFRARYRATYEQNREQIGQICRRHRTEYLSIATDTDFVPQLVNLFRRRNQRGGRG; this comes from the coding sequence ATGAAACCCGCTGATTCGCCTTTCCAGCAGCTCGTACGTAAGCTCCGTCAGATGGAAATCCGCATCCTGAAGGCGGTGGATGCCCAGTTGCAGGGCGATTTTCATTCCGTATTTAAAGGTACCGGCCTGGAGTTCGACGACGTGCGGTTGTACCAGTACGGCGACGAAGTGCGGGCCATCGACTGGGCGGTATCCAGCAAAGGCCACGGCACCTTTGTGAAGACCTACAAGGAAGAACGTGAACAGCAGGTGCTTTTGTTGCTTGATGTAAGCGCTTCGCAGCAGGTAGGCGCCGTTAACCGCCGCAAAATTGACGTGGGCCGCGAAATCTGTGGGGTGCTGGCTTTGGCCGCCGCCCGCCAGGATGCGCAGCTCGGTATCCTGGCCTTTTCCGATCAGAAAGAGTTTTACCTCGCGCCCGGCAAAGGTACCCGCCACGCCTACGCCCTCATCAAGCGGCTGTTTGAGCTGGAGCCCCGCAGCCGCCAGACGGGCGTGGCAGCCGGTATCAAGCAGGCCCTGGGGTTGCTCAAGCGGCGCACCATTGTGCTGCTCATTTCCGATTTTATCGACGCCGACTACGAGCGGGAACTGACGATGCTGGCCCGCAAGCACGATTTGGTGGTACTGCAGCTGCTGGATCAGCGGGAGCGGGAGTTTCCGCCCCTGGGCATTATCCCGCTCCACGACCAGGAATCGGGCCGGACGGTGTGGGTGAATACCTCTTCGGAGGCGTTCCGGGCCCGCTACCGCGCCACGTATGAGCAGAACCGGGAGCAGATTGGCCAAATCTGCCGCCGCCACCGCACCGAATACCTCTCCATTGCCACCGATACCGACTTCGTTCCGCAGTTGGTGAACCTGTTCCGGCGGCGTAACCAGCGCGGGGGCCGTGGGTAA
- a CDS encoding vWA domain-containing protein: MPWPDVLTSLLDSVRYSTLVSYTWEQPRLLLLLPLVPLLFVLRWVLARRRRSKLGVAFVAGQLPRDWSTVLRFVPDVVLALSLSFGVVALARPQRTDERVVQTGEGIDILLVLDVSGSMELQDLRPNRLEAAKRLAREFLDGRQGDRVGLVVFAGDAYSLAPLTTDYDLLRDNLQGLRLGMIPNDGTAIGTALGVATNRLRDSRSRTKVCILISDGENTAGSLDPLTSAQLAHAYGLKIYTIGLGQDGTVPYGTDEAGQPRFVETRLDETTMRQIAQAAEGQFFRATDNAGLRQIFGQINRYEKSEIKQTRYRNTLDYHRTYLFWCIGLWLLWLALKNTFLTNALED, translated from the coding sequence ATGCCCTGGCCTGATGTTCTGACTTCCCTGCTGGATAGTGTGCGCTACAGCACCCTCGTGAGCTACACCTGGGAGCAGCCACGGCTACTGCTGCTGCTGCCCCTGGTGCCGCTGCTGTTCGTGCTGCGGTGGGTGCTGGCCCGGCGGCGCCGCTCGAAACTGGGCGTGGCGTTTGTGGCCGGGCAGCTCCCGCGCGACTGGAGCACCGTACTACGCTTCGTGCCCGATGTGGTGCTGGCCCTAAGCCTTAGCTTTGGGGTGGTGGCCCTAGCTCGTCCGCAGCGGACCGATGAGCGGGTGGTGCAGACCGGTGAAGGCATTGATATTCTGCTGGTGCTGGATGTATCGGGCTCCATGGAACTGCAGGATTTGCGGCCGAACCGCCTGGAAGCTGCCAAACGCTTGGCCCGCGAATTCCTCGACGGCCGCCAGGGCGACCGGGTAGGACTGGTGGTATTTGCCGGCGACGCCTACTCGCTGGCCCCGCTCACCACCGACTACGACCTGCTGCGCGACAACCTCCAGGGGTTACGGCTGGGTATGATTCCGAACGACGGTACGGCTATTGGCACCGCCCTGGGCGTGGCTACCAACCGCCTTCGTGACTCCCGCTCCCGCACCAAAGTCTGCATCCTGATTTCGGACGGTGAAAACACAGCCGGCTCCCTTGACCCGTTGACTTCCGCCCAGCTGGCCCACGCCTACGGCCTCAAAATCTACACTATCGGGCTGGGGCAGGATGGCACGGTACCCTACGGAACGGATGAGGCTGGACAGCCCCGCTTTGTGGAAACCCGCCTCGACGAAACCACCATGCGCCAGATTGCCCAGGCAGCCGAGGGCCAGTTCTTCCGCGCCACCGACAACGCCGGCCTGCGCCAGATTTTCGGCCAGATTAACCGATACGAGAAGTCCGAAATCAAGCAGACCCGCTACCGTAACACACTCGACTATCACCGCACCTACCTGTTCTGGTGCATCGGCCTGTGGCTGCTGTGGCTAGCCCTGAAAAACACGTTTCTGACCAACGCCCTGGAAGACTAG
- a CDS encoding YggS family pyridoxal phosphate-dependent enzyme gives MIKENLHHIQQQLTGTAARLVVVTKTHPVERLQEAYDAGARLFGENRVQEMAAKQPELPADVEWHLIGHLQTNKVKYIAPFVHTIQSIDSLKLLLEIERQAAKHNRIIEGLLQFHIADEETKTGLSLPEAEEILGSAEFRACRHVHLTGVMGVATFTPDEDQLRREFRTLRGYFDKLKALYFADDAAFREVSMGMSSDFPLALREGSTLVRVGSAIFGAR, from the coding sequence GTGATTAAAGAGAATTTACACCACATTCAACAGCAACTTACCGGCACGGCTGCCCGGCTGGTGGTCGTTACCAAAACGCACCCGGTGGAGCGGCTACAAGAAGCCTACGACGCCGGGGCTCGCCTCTTCGGTGAAAACCGGGTGCAGGAAATGGCCGCCAAGCAGCCCGAGCTACCCGCCGACGTGGAGTGGCACCTCATCGGGCATTTGCAGACCAACAAGGTCAAGTACATTGCCCCGTTCGTGCACACCATCCAAAGCATCGACAGCCTGAAGCTGCTGCTGGAAATTGAGCGCCAAGCTGCTAAACATAACCGCATAATTGAGGGCCTGCTGCAGTTTCATATTGCTGACGAAGAAACCAAAACTGGCCTCTCTCTGCCCGAAGCCGAGGAAATACTGGGCTCGGCTGAGTTCCGGGCCTGCCGCCACGTGCACCTTACCGGCGTAATGGGCGTGGCCACCTTCACCCCCGACGAAGACCAGCTGCGCCGGGAGTTTCGCACTCTGCGCGGCTACTTTGACAAGCTCAAAGCCCTGTACTTTGCCGACGACGCGGCCTTCCGGGAAGTTTCGATGGGCATGAGTTCCGATTTTCCGCTGGCTCTGCGTGAAGGCAGCACCCTGGTACGCGTGGGCAGCGCCATTTTTGGGGCGAGGTAG
- a CDS encoding DUF423 domain-containing protein, with the protein MTARLIIQLAALLGALSVGIGAFAAHGLRKMLEASGRFETFETAVRYQFYHALALLAVGILLHIRPELRSLGTVAWLWLGGVLVFSGSLYVLCLTGITKLGAITPIGGVLLIAGWIVLLLAARQL; encoded by the coding sequence ATGACCGCACGACTCATTATTCAACTGGCGGCCCTGCTGGGGGCACTTAGCGTGGGCATCGGGGCGTTTGCCGCCCACGGGCTGCGCAAGATGCTGGAAGCCTCCGGCCGCTTTGAGACGTTTGAAACCGCCGTACGCTACCAGTTTTACCACGCGCTGGCACTATTGGCCGTAGGCATTCTGCTGCACATCAGGCCCGAACTCCGGAGCCTGGGCACCGTGGCCTGGCTGTGGCTGGGCGGCGTACTGGTGTTCAGTGGTTCGCTGTACGTGCTTTGCCTCACCGGTATCACGAAACTAGGGGCCATTACGCCCATCGGCGGGGTGCTGCTCATTGCCGGCTGGATTGTACTGTTGCTGGCGGCGCGTCAGCTGTAA
- a CDS encoding DUF1573 domain-containing protein, which yields MKKALLLALSLSVMGFAAQAQTAAVKPANAQTKVAGPQIQFEEMKYDFGSIKTGDVVEHTFKFKNVGTQPLVISNIGVSCGCTTPDWTREPVMPGKSGTVTAKFNSAGKMGMQNKVLTIESNSAAGNAMVSLVGDVKEAGASISASAAPAPATTDVAPAAGDAKQKVKAGDNKIKAKRKAS from the coding sequence ATGAAAAAAGCACTTCTGCTGGCTCTTTCGCTGTCGGTTATGGGTTTCGCCGCCCAAGCCCAGACAGCCGCCGTGAAGCCCGCCAACGCCCAGACCAAAGTAGCCGGTCCGCAAATCCAGTTTGAGGAAATGAAGTACGACTTCGGCTCCATCAAGACCGGTGACGTGGTGGAGCACACCTTCAAATTCAAGAACGTGGGTACCCAGCCGCTGGTAATTTCCAACATCGGCGTGAGCTGTGGCTGCACTACCCCCGACTGGACGCGGGAGCCCGTAATGCCCGGCAAATCCGGCACGGTAACGGCCAAATTCAACTCGGCTGGCAAAATGGGCATGCAGAACAAAGTCCTCACCATTGAGTCGAACTCGGCGGCCGGTAATGCCATGGTTTCCCTGGTCGGTGATGTGAAAGAAGCAGGTGCCAGCATCTCAGCTTCGGCCGCCCCGGCCCCCGCCACCACCGATGTAGCCCCTGCCGCTGGCGATGCCAAGCAGAAGGTGAAAGCCGGCGACAACAAGATCAAAGCCAAGCGTAAAGCTTCGTAA